Genomic segment of Vallitalea okinawensis:
TTCAACTAATGGAGAGTTGTTTTTCTTTTAAGTGTTAAATGTACATGTGAAACATATATTAATATTGACTAGATAATTCTAATTTGTTATGCTACAAGGTATACAAGGATTTAGCTTTGAAGAAGTATAGATGGGGAGGTTAATAAGAATGGACCAAAATGTTATGGTAGAATTTTTTGAAAACATCGGTATCGGAAATATTGAGTTAAATAGTAATTTGGTTATATCTATCATACTCATTCTATCCATCTGGATTATTAATAGAGTCCTCATTAAAATCACCCACAAATATATGGAGAACGTACAAAGATTTTATTATGTTAAGAAATTAATCAACTACTCTTCCATAACCATTCTACTCATAGTATTGATATCAATTTGGTTAATGAGTGGTCAATCCATGACCACTTTTCTAGGATTGCTTTCAGCAGGTTTTGCTATAGCTCTAAAAGATTTATTAATCAATTTTGCAGGTTGGCTATTCATTATCCTAAAAAAGCCTTTTGAGGTAGGCGACAGAATTGAAATAAATAATTCTGCTGGAGATGTTATTGATCAGAGGATTTTTCAGTTTACGATTATAGAGATCGGTAATTGGGTTGATGGTGACCAGAGTACTGGAAGACTTATTCATGTACCTAATTCAAAGGTTTTTACTGACAATTTAGCGAACTTTACAAAAGCTTTTCAGTTTATATGGAGTGAAATGAGTGTCATTATTACATTTGAAAGTGATTGGCAGAAAGCAAAGAAGATTTTATTAGAGATCGTTGATAATAAAGAAATAAGCATTATTGATGATGCAAAGAGCCAAATCAAAGAGGCCTCATTAAAGTATATGATTATGTACAAAAACCTAACACCTATCGTCTATACCAGTATAGAAGACTATGGTATTAAACTTACTATACGCTATCTATGCGACCCAAGAAATAGAAGATCCAGTCGACATGCTATTTATGAAAAGATATTATTAGCATTTAATGAAGAAATGGATATAGAATTTGCTTATCCAACTCAGAAGATTTATTTTAATGATAAATAATTATTA
This window contains:
- a CDS encoding mechanosensitive ion channel family protein, producing MDQNVMVEFFENIGIGNIELNSNLVISIILILSIWIINRVLIKITHKYMENVQRFYYVKKLINYSSITILLIVLISIWLMSGQSMTTFLGLLSAGFAIALKDLLINFAGWLFIILKKPFEVGDRIEINNSAGDVIDQRIFQFTIIEIGNWVDGDQSTGRLIHVPNSKVFTDNLANFTKAFQFIWSEMSVIITFESDWQKAKKILLEIVDNKEISIIDDAKSQIKEASLKYMIMYKNLTPIVYTSIEDYGIKLTIRYLCDPRNRRSSRHAIYEKILLAFNEEMDIEFAYPTQKIYFNDK